One genomic segment of Trichococcus shcherbakoviae includes these proteins:
- a CDS encoding GyrI-like domain-containing protein: MGRISDITLTNQPEQRIISIKTETTLKNMQTKIEECREKILTYLNLLEELPAGPCFTIYYSFTKQNVEIEVGYPIVKMLPEQDDIRMSIIPAGKRVSCLNIGPYNEIPKLYQEMDKWLEFHDFETNGISYETYYNGEGFTPQEYLTKIELPIQEADES, from the coding sequence ATGGGAAGAATTTCAGACATCACATTGACCAATCAACCGGAGCAGCGCATCATTTCCATCAAAACGGAAACGACGCTAAAAAATATGCAGACGAAGATAGAGGAATGCCGCGAAAAAATCCTGACCTACCTGAATTTGTTGGAAGAACTGCCTGCAGGTCCCTGTTTCACGATCTATTACTCATTCACGAAGCAAAATGTCGAAATTGAAGTCGGCTATCCAATCGTAAAAATGTTGCCTGAGCAGGATGATATCCGCATGTCCATCATTCCGGCGGGGAAACGGGTATCCTGTCTGAACATCGGCCCTTATAATGAAATCCCGAAACTTTACCAGGAAATGGATAAGTGGTTGGAATTCCATGATTTCGAAACGAACGGCATCTCCTATGAAACCTACTACAACGGCGAAGGCTTCACGCCTCAGGAATATTTGACCAAAATCGAATTGCCTATCCAAGAGGCAGATGAATCATAA
- a CDS encoding MATE family efflux transporter — translation MQKNKQPAMAENKMGVMPVNKLLISMSVPMMISMVVQALYNVVDSIFVAQISEKALTAVSLAFPVQNLMIALAVGTGVGINALVSRRLGEKNYAAANSTADNGIFLNAMHFLLFLALGLFFIPLYFSFQTKDAEIIAYGIDYLQVICVFSIGIFMQVSMERLLQSTGRTLFTMATQATGAILNIILDPIFIFGWFGVPAMGTRGAAIATVIGQIVAASLAFFFNVRFNKEISLSFKGFRPDMHTIKKIYSIGGPSILMQAVGSFLNLSLNNILIRFTPTATAVFGVYFKLQSFIFMPVFGLNNGMVPIIAYNYGADQKERIKETIRLSKRYAMAIMFIGAAIFLLMPGTLLQLFNASDEMLEIGIPALRIISLCYVAAGYNIVSGSVFQAFGRGGLSLWVSMIRQVVVLLPAAYLLSLMGNVAFVWWAFPIAEAFALVMSIYFNKKIDKEVIANIYPHTIGDAVPE, via the coding sequence ATGCAAAAAAACAAACAGCCAGCGATGGCGGAAAATAAGATGGGTGTCATGCCCGTCAACAAATTACTGATTTCCATGTCCGTACCAATGATGATTTCCATGGTAGTTCAGGCTTTATACAATGTAGTGGACAGCATCTTTGTGGCCCAAATCAGTGAAAAAGCCCTGACTGCGGTATCCTTAGCCTTCCCGGTGCAGAACTTGATGATTGCTCTGGCGGTCGGGACCGGGGTCGGGATCAATGCGTTGGTTTCTAGACGCCTCGGGGAAAAGAATTACGCAGCCGCAAACAGCACTGCAGATAATGGGATTTTTCTGAATGCCATGCATTTTCTGCTGTTTTTGGCGTTAGGCCTGTTCTTCATCCCGCTTTATTTCTCCTTTCAGACGAAGGATGCAGAAATCATCGCCTACGGGATCGATTACCTGCAAGTCATCTGTGTCTTTTCGATCGGAATATTTATGCAAGTCAGCATGGAACGCTTGTTGCAATCCACCGGCAGAACCTTGTTCACGATGGCGACCCAAGCGACAGGCGCAATCCTGAACATCATCCTCGATCCGATCTTCATTTTCGGCTGGTTCGGTGTTCCGGCGATGGGCACAAGAGGCGCTGCGATCGCAACCGTCATCGGACAGATAGTCGCGGCTTCGCTGGCGTTCTTTTTCAATGTTCGGTTCAATAAGGAAATCAGCTTATCGTTTAAAGGGTTCCGCCCGGATATGCATACGATCAAAAAAATCTATTCGATCGGCGGCCCTTCAATTCTGATGCAAGCTGTCGGATCCTTCCTGAACTTGAGCCTGAACAATATCCTGATCCGTTTCACACCGACTGCGACCGCTGTCTTCGGTGTCTACTTCAAGCTCCAAAGTTTCATCTTCATGCCGGTTTTCGGCTTGAACAACGGGATGGTTCCTATCATCGCCTACAACTATGGTGCCGATCAAAAAGAGCGGATCAAAGAGACCATCAGATTGTCAAAAAGATATGCGATGGCGATCATGTTCATCGGCGCTGCCATTTTCTTGCTGATGCCCGGCACACTTCTACAATTGTTCAACGCATCCGATGAAATGCTGGAGATCGGTATCCCGGCTTTGCGGATCATCAGTCTCTGCTATGTTGCTGCAGGCTACAACATCGTTTCCGGTTCTGTGTTCCAGGCCTTCGGAAGAGGCGGTCTGAGCCTTTGGGTTTCCATGATCCGCCAGGTCGTGGTCTTGCTGCCGGCAGCTTATCTGCTTTCCTTGATGGGAAACGTTGCGTTTGTCTGGTGGGCATTTCCGATCGCGGAAGCCTTCGCCTTGGTCATGAGCATCTATTTCAATAAGAAAATCGACAAAGAAGTCATCGCGAACATCTATCCGCATACAATTGGGGACGCTGTTCCAGAATAA
- a CDS encoding NAD(P)-dependent oxidoreductase, whose protein sequence is MKIGIIGATGRQGRLILEEAHARGHEVTAIIRNPAKLADKEVAIMERDIFDVQVEDLKGFDVIVDAFNAPAGMEEEHVTSLQSLIDELEHLPETRLIVVGGAGSLYADPGKTIRVMETANFPEAFKPTATNMAKALSILKESKANWTYLSPSAYFDPNGNRTGKYAEGAETLLLNSEGESYISYADYAIALVDEIERQRHLRQRYTVVGERQ, encoded by the coding sequence GTGAAGATCGGAATCATCGGAGCGACAGGCAGACAGGGCAGATTGATTTTGGAAGAAGCGCATGCTAGGGGACACGAGGTGACCGCCATCATCCGGAATCCCGCCAAGCTTGCAGACAAAGAAGTAGCCATCATGGAGCGGGATATTTTCGATGTGCAGGTGGAGGATCTGAAAGGATTCGATGTGATTGTGGATGCGTTCAATGCACCTGCGGGAATGGAGGAGGAGCATGTGACCTCACTACAGTCCCTGATCGATGAACTGGAGCACCTGCCGGAAACGCGTTTGATCGTTGTAGGCGGAGCCGGCAGCCTTTACGCGGATCCCGGAAAAACGATCCGGGTGATGGAAACGGCCAATTTTCCCGAGGCTTTCAAACCGACTGCCACGAACATGGCCAAGGCCCTCAGCATACTGAAGGAAAGCAAAGCCAATTGGACTTATCTTTCGCCATCCGCTTATTTTGACCCAAACGGCAACCGGACCGGGAAATACGCGGAAGGTGCAGAAACGCTGCTGCTGAACAGCGAGGGTGAAAGTTACATCAGTTACGCGGATTATGCGATCGCGCTGGTGGACGAGATCGAAAGACAACGACATCTGAGACAACGCTACACAGTCGTCGGCGAAAGGCAGTAG
- a CDS encoding class I SAM-dependent methyltransferase, which yields METLDLIIDFHKSNPRQGPGSQQSTIKALQFLPQLTPQTQLLDVGCGTGAQTMVLSEQTPAHITAVDSSKEFLSILKHKVLQKGITNRLTVKEMDMEQLAFAPESLDVIWAEGAIYNIGFSRGIREWRPLLKKDGYLVVSEISWLTPERPQIVDKYWTEVYPEMGTIAEKTAQIEEAGYIPVAHFVLPESDWTSHYYHYYEANEAAFLERHSHSEDAKALVEENRQEMKHFEKYSAYYNYVFYIMQKR from the coding sequence ATGGAAACATTGGATTTGATCATCGATTTTCATAAAAGCAACCCGCGCCAAGGTCCCGGCAGCCAACAAAGCACCATCAAAGCGCTGCAGTTTCTGCCGCAATTGACCCCGCAAACGCAACTGCTGGACGTCGGCTGCGGAACCGGCGCGCAGACGATGGTGCTGAGCGAACAGACGCCAGCCCATATCACAGCGGTCGACAGCAGCAAAGAATTTTTGAGCATACTCAAACACAAAGTCCTGCAAAAAGGCATCACGAACCGCTTGACTGTCAAGGAAATGGACATGGAACAGCTGGCTTTCGCTCCGGAATCATTGGACGTCATCTGGGCAGAAGGCGCCATCTACAACATCGGCTTTTCCAGAGGCATCCGTGAGTGGAGACCATTGCTGAAAAAAGACGGTTACTTGGTTGTTTCGGAAATTTCCTGGCTGACGCCGGAACGTCCGCAGATCGTGGACAAATATTGGACCGAAGTTTACCCGGAAATGGGGACGATTGCTGAAAAGACCGCCCAGATCGAGGAGGCCGGCTACATCCCGGTGGCTCATTTTGTCCTGCCCGAATCGGACTGGACGAGCCACTATTACCATTATTACGAGGCCAATGAAGCGGCATTCCTGGAGCGGCACAGCCACAGCGAGGATGCGAAAGCCTTGGTGGAGGAGAACCGCCAGGAAATGAAACATTTCGAAAAATACAGTGCGTACTACAACTACGTTTTCTACATCATGCAGAAACGTTGA